The Petrocella atlantisensis genome has a window encoding:
- a CDS encoding Lin0368 family putative glycerol transporter subunit yields MTLQLGLATFSGGFIFAFLIRLLWGELVTNFGPAGGWLAAGFIVGTTWSLNHGVGLIYQTGAAWIDMAYAAGFGLFAANIIVDKADVGKGFVNIVFAIIGGILGGFLLSCMG; encoded by the coding sequence ATGACTCTACAATTAGGATTAGCTACATTTTCAGGAGGATTTATATTTGCCTTTTTAATCAGACTTCTTTGGGGCGAATTAGTAACTAACTTTGGACCAGCAGGTGGTTGGTTGGCAGCAGGCTTTATCGTTGGTACTACATGGTCATTAAACCATGGCGTTGGATTAATCTATCAAACAGGCGCAGCATGGATTGATATGGCTTATGCAGCAGGTTTTGGTTTGTTTGCAGCAAACATCATCGTAGATAAAGCTGATGTTGGCAAAGGTTTTGTAAACATAGTATTTGCAATTATTGGCGGTATTTTAGGTGGTTTCTTACTATCCTGTATGGGATAA
- a CDS encoding Lin0368 family putative glycerol transporter subunit: MKHLGTILGAAIAGMFVMSVWGAFAGAYGIGGGWFAGFAIISTMWFMNHFVGVHNNDGAWVDMAVGIGIAGTARGAFEAGTFQVVVDSLPTMIIVILGGITGATVGGLLQNSALKKD; this comes from the coding sequence ATGAAACATTTAGGAACAATTTTAGGAGCAGCAATTGCCGGTATGTTTGTAATGAGCGTTTGGGGCGCTTTTGCAGGTGCGTACGGAATTGGTGGCGGTTGGTTTGCTGGATTTGCTATCATTTCAACAATGTGGTTTATGAATCACTTCGTTGGCGTTCATAACAACGATGGCGCTTGGGTAGACATGGCAGTTGGTATTGGTATTGCAGGTACAGCTCGTGGCGCATTCGAAGCAGGAACATTCCAAGTGGTTGTTGATTCTTTACCAACAATGATCATCGTTATTCTAGGTGGTATCACTGGAGCAACAGTTGGCGGTTTACTTCAAAATTCAGCACTCAAGAAAGATTAG
- a CDS encoding glycerol-3-phosphate responsive antiterminator, protein MSKSQMNDILIDNPIIAAVSSREHMEKAIKSPCNVIFMLYGDIMTLKDDVNYAKANDKKVFIHIDLIHGFSHDNYALRYIQSEIDPTGIVTTKSSLTKKAKEMDMLVIQRLFMLDSKSINAGIATIKGMKPDAVEIMPGIIPKITTVMSKELSVPIIVGGLIEYKQEVLEALKAGATSISTSSEKIWYS, encoded by the coding sequence ATGTCTAAATCGCAAATGAATGATATTTTAATCGACAATCCGATTATCGCAGCGGTCAGTTCAAGAGAACATATGGAGAAAGCTATCAAATCGCCATGTAATGTAATTTTTATGCTTTATGGTGATATTATGACATTGAAAGATGATGTGAATTACGCTAAGGCAAACGATAAAAAAGTTTTCATTCACATCGACCTCATTCATGGTTTCTCTCATGACAACTATGCCCTTCGTTATATTCAATCTGAGATTGATCCGACAGGTATTGTAACCACCAAATCCAGCCTTACAAAAAAAGCAAAAGAGATGGACATGTTGGTCATACAACGTTTATTTATGCTGGATTCAAAGTCGATTAATGCAGGCATAGCAACAATCAAAGGCATGAAACCGGATGCAGTAGAAATCATGCCCGGTATTATTCCGAAGATCACAACTGTCATGAGTAAAGAGTTGTCCGTGCCTATTATTGTCGGCGGTTTAATAGAATATAAGCAGGAAGTTCTTGAAGCACTTAAGGCTGGTGCTACCTCTATTTCAACCAGTAGTGAAAAAATATGGTATAGCTAA
- a CDS encoding type 1 glutamine amidotransferase domain-containing protein has translation MKLKNKKVLAFVHTDFEDLELWYPIYRLREEGAEVVLAGEKKGETYIGKYGVPATSDMDFKEAVGMEFDALLVPGGWAPDKLRRFEEVLTITKRMDQEKKVIGEICHAGWVLISADILKGKKVTSTPGIKHDMMNAGATWLDEPSVVDGHLVSARRPPDLPDYMRDFIKVLSEQ, from the coding sequence ATGAAGCTTAAGAATAAAAAAGTATTAGCATTTGTACACACCGATTTTGAAGACCTTGAATTATGGTATCCCATTTATCGACTTAGAGAAGAAGGTGCCGAAGTCGTTTTGGCAGGTGAAAAAAAAGGTGAAACTTATATTGGTAAGTATGGTGTACCTGCCACTTCGGATATGGATTTTAAGGAAGCGGTGGGCATGGAATTTGATGCATTACTGGTACCGGGCGGATGGGCACCGGATAAATTGCGTCGCTTCGAAGAGGTTTTGACCATAACCAAACGCATGGATCAAGAAAAGAAAGTTATTGGAGAGATTTGCCATGCGGGGTGGGTACTCATATCAGCAGATATATTAAAAGGGAAAAAGGTAACAAGTACGCCGGGTATTAAACATGACATGATGAATGCGGGTGCAACTTGGCTAGACGAACCAAGTGTTGTAGATGGTCATCTTGTCTCTGCCAGAAGACCACCAGATTTACCGGACTATATGCGTGATTTTATAAAAGTATTATCGGAACAGTAA
- a CDS encoding glycosyltransferase family 4 protein, with translation MNIGIFTDCYYPQINGVVTSVMMLQEELEKRGHNVTIITVKVPHHIEEQENVIRIKSIPIIRMNEFRLGIPFNVPLIKMIKSLKLDLVHTHTEFSVGLLGKYMARVLGIPLVHTYHTMYEDYTHYIYNLKYGQRVVKKMVAKGSKIYTKKYSCIIAPTDKTLVSLRRYGIKNDIHILPTGIDIDKFAKLEADNSAIAALRKSHSIEESDFVLLSLGRISKEKNLEFLLEQLPELIKVHKHLKLVIVGDGPYLNQLLKKCDELSLHKHVIFVGRVPYEEIGQYYKMADIFVSASYTETQGLTIIEAMASNLGVVVYDDTNVQGIVMEGESGRLFTTQAELKHQISDAINHPSKTKAMRKRGLEIVQSLSKESYAENAEKIYNLLVEKHM, from the coding sequence ATGAATATTGGTATTTTTACAGATTGCTATTATCCCCAGATTAATGGTGTTGTGACTTCGGTCATGATGTTGCAAGAAGAACTTGAAAAAAGAGGACATAATGTAACCATTATTACCGTTAAGGTACCCCATCATATAGAAGAACAAGAAAATGTTATACGCATCAAATCCATACCGATTATTAGAATGAATGAGTTTAGATTGGGTATTCCCTTTAATGTACCATTAATAAAAATGATTAAGTCATTGAAATTGGACTTGGTCCATACCCATACGGAGTTTTCTGTAGGTCTACTGGGTAAATATATGGCGCGGGTGCTGGGTATACCGTTGGTACACACTTACCATACCATGTATGAAGACTATACCCATTATATTTACAATTTGAAGTACGGACAAAGAGTGGTTAAGAAGATGGTCGCCAAAGGTTCTAAAATATACACGAAGAAATACAGCTGTATTATTGCACCAACCGACAAAACCTTGGTATCTCTTAGAAGGTATGGGATCAAAAACGATATACATATTTTACCGACAGGTATTGATATCGATAAGTTTGCTAAGCTTGAAGCGGATAATTCAGCAATAGCGGCGTTAAGGAAATCTCATAGCATTGAGGAAAGTGATTTTGTCTTATTATCCTTAGGACGCATTAGCAAAGAAAAGAACCTTGAATTTTTATTAGAGCAATTGCCCGAACTTATTAAGGTACATAAGCACCTTAAATTGGTTATTGTTGGAGACGGACCTTATTTAAACCAGTTATTAAAAAAATGTGATGAGTTAAGTCTTCACAAACATGTGATTTTTGTCGGAAGAGTCCCCTATGAGGAAATAGGACAGTATTACAAAATGGCAGATATATTTGTAAGCGCATCTTATACGGAAACTCAAGGCCTAACCATCATTGAAGCCATGGCATCGAATCTTGGTGTTGTCGTTTATGACGATACAAACGTACAAGGCATTGTGATGGAAGGTGAATCAGGACGATTATTTACAACCCAAGCAGAGTTGAAACATCAAATTTCTGACGCCATAAACCATCCGAGCAAGACAAAGGCAATGCGTAAAAGAGGTTTAGAGATTGTTCAATCACTTTCAAAAGAAAGCTATGCTGAAAATGCGGAGAAGATTTATAATTTATTAGTGGAAAAACATATGTAG
- a CDS encoding Ldh family oxidoreductase, producing the protein MKQVYVDWETITGFVKEAFMGYGVPEDDAAICTDVLIASDRKGIDSHGVNRFKPIYLDRIKAGIQKPITDFEVIRETATTAVVDGHDGMGQVIGYKAMTMAIEKAKKYGMGMVAVRNSTHYGIAGYYAEMATKAGCIGITGTNARPSIAPTFGVENMLGTNPLTFGLPTDEPFPFILDCATSITQRGKIEYFARVGKDTPEGMVIGRDGKAMTNSEQILEDLVSGNAALAPLGGIGETLAGYKGYGYATVVEVLSAALQQGNFLRMLTGIGENGEKVPYHLGHFFIAIDTEAFMGLESFKKTTGDILRELRGSIKAPGEEAIFTAGEKEYNHGLFRKDKGVPVNEAVQKELIEIRDVLKLNHYKFKFEDTSL; encoded by the coding sequence ATGAAACAAGTTTACGTAGATTGGGAAACCATTACCGGGTTTGTGAAGGAAGCATTTATGGGCTATGGTGTGCCGGAAGATGATGCGGCAATCTGTACGGATGTATTAATCGCTTCAGACCGTAAAGGCATCGACTCACATGGTGTCAATCGTTTTAAACCTATATATTTGGATCGCATAAAAGCCGGTATTCAGAAACCAATAACAGATTTTGAAGTAATAAGAGAAACAGCAACAACAGCTGTTGTAGACGGGCATGATGGCATGGGACAAGTCATTGGCTATAAAGCTATGACTATGGCAATAGAAAAAGCAAAAAAATACGGAATGGGTATGGTAGCGGTAAGAAATTCAACGCATTACGGTATCGCAGGTTATTATGCAGAGATGGCGACAAAAGCCGGATGTATAGGTATAACCGGAACCAATGCAAGACCCTCAATAGCGCCTACTTTTGGCGTAGAAAATATGTTGGGGACAAACCCATTGACCTTTGGACTGCCTACGGATGAGCCATTTCCATTTATTTTGGATTGCGCAACCTCCATTACCCAAAGAGGTAAAATCGAATATTTTGCCCGTGTGGGAAAAGACACACCGGAAGGTATGGTAATTGGAAGAGATGGCAAAGCAATGACGAACTCTGAGCAGATTCTTGAAGATCTGGTGAGTGGCAATGCTGCATTGGCGCCTCTTGGCGGTATAGGAGAAACGCTCGCCGGCTACAAAGGCTATGGTTATGCGACGGTAGTTGAAGTGTTATCTGCTGCGCTGCAACAAGGTAATTTCTTGAGAATGTTAACAGGCATTGGTGAAAATGGTGAGAAAGTGCCATACCATTTGGGGCATTTCTTTATAGCTATAGATACTGAGGCTTTTATGGGCCTTGAAAGTTTCAAGAAAACAACAGGTGATATACTACGGGAACTTAGAGGTTCTATAAAAGCACCTGGCGAAGAGGCTATTTTCACAGCAGGAGAAAAAGAATATAATCATGGTCTGTTTAGAAAAGATAAAGGTGTTCCTGTCAATGAAGCAGTTCAAAAAGAATTGATTGAGATTAGAGATGTTTTGAAATTAAACCATTATAAGTTCAAGTTTGAAGATACATCCCTTTAA
- a CDS encoding YbaN family protein, translating into MKKIYNHTKKYFLLTIGTISVFLGVLGIFLPLLPTTPFLLLASYCYLRSSKKMYGWIMNHKTFGSYIHNYIEYKAIKKRTRISALIFLWGSLGFSIYLAPIFYVKIMLVFIGTAVTLHLCLLKTLPKDVDDNS; encoded by the coding sequence ATGAAAAAAATCTACAATCATACGAAAAAATATTTTTTATTGACCATAGGCACCATATCTGTATTTTTGGGGGTTCTAGGCATTTTCTTACCTTTGTTGCCGACAACACCCTTTTTACTTCTGGCATCTTATTGTTATTTAAGAAGTTCTAAGAAAATGTATGGTTGGATTATGAACCATAAGACCTTTGGTAGCTACATCCATAATTATATTGAGTACAAGGCGATAAAAAAGAGAACCAGAATAAGCGCCTTAATTTTCCTGTGGGGATCACTAGGGTTTTCAATATATCTAGCACCAATTTTCTATGTCAAGATAATGTTGGTTTTCATAGGTACAGCTGTCACCCTTCATCTTTGCTTACTTAAAACCTTGCCTAAAGATGTAGATGACAATTCTTAA